A genomic region of Fundulus heteroclitus isolate FHET01 chromosome 24, MU-UCD_Fhet_4.1, whole genome shotgun sequence contains the following coding sequences:
- the LOC105921474 gene encoding inosine-uridine preferring nucleoside hydrolase: protein MKKLILDVDTGVDDAQSIMIALAAPDVEILGITCCHGNTPLDNVLKNTLRVLKVCNRLDIPVYKGFSRPLLASKQHASDYHGKDGLGDVPDPDSPGVELLQKKKAAQAMIKIARENQGEVILVATGPLTNLAVAVQLDPSFPKKLKALYIMGGNTDSRGNTTMCGEFNFVADPEAAYIVLDRYTCPTYIATWEFSCRSSLPWSFCDELLSLQTEKAAFIKKISSLSMKKARSPEYQKEIIAGKGFNPCDVFALAAAIDDGFITESEEVAVTVELDGKHTRGMMVLDYMEQLKKDHKAIIMKAVDLEKLKKMFFNAMK from the exons ATGAAGAAGCTGATCCTCGACGTTGACACCGGAGTCGATGATGCTCAGTCCATCATGATTGCCCTAGCTGCTCCAGATGTGGAGATTCTGGGGATCACCTGCTGCCATGGCAACACTCCTTTGGACAACGTCCTCAAGAACACCCTGCGTGTCCTGAAAGTCTGCAACAGGCTGGAC ATTCCAGTTTATAAGGGTTTCTCCAGGCCTCTGCTGGCCAGCAAACAGCACGCGTCGGATTATCACGGGAAAGACGGACTGGGGGACGTCCCAGATCCAGATAGTCCcggggtggagctgctgcagaagaagaaagcCGCACAGGCGATGATTAAAATCGCAAGGGAAAACCAGGGAGAG GTGATCCTTGTGGCCACCGGACCCCTGACTAACCTTGCCGTCGCTGTGCAGCTGGACCCTTCCTTCCCAAAAAAACTGAAGGCGCTCTACATCATGGGAGGAAACACTGACT CGCGGGGGAACACCACAATGTGCGGAGAGTTCAACTTTGTGGCTGACCCTGAAGCGGCTTACATCGTGTTGGACCGCTACACCTGTCCCACCTACATCGCCACCTGGGAGTTCAGCTGCAGGAGCAGCCTCCCATGG TCTTTCTGCGACGAGCTCCTGTCCCTGCAGACAGAGAAGGCTGCCTTCATCAAAAAGATATCAAGCCTTTCCATGAAA AAAGCTCGCTCACCCGAGTATCAAAAGGAAATCATAGCTGGAAAAGGCTTCAATCCTTGTGACGTCTTCGCGCTCGCCGCCGCCATCGACGATGGGTTCATAACAGAGAGCGAAGAG GTGGCAGTGACAGTAGAGCTGGATGGGAAACACACCCGGGGCATGATGGTCCTGGACTAcatggagcagctgaagaaggaCCACAAGGCCATCATCATGAAGGCCGTCGACCTGGAGAagctgaagaaaatgtttttcaacgcCATGAAGTAG